In one Elusimicrobiota bacterium genomic region, the following are encoded:
- a CDS encoding response regulator codes for MTKKRIALVDDDIGIQEMLRGELEKSGYEVEVIPDGQLFFEAIAKNKPDLVLLDVSLPGMDGISLCHELKRAPGLNNIPVIMLTAYADKKTVDDLKTFGAEDFIGKPFSISSMKEKIEKILKTREVL; via the coding sequence ATGACAAAAAAACGTATCGCATTAGTTGATGATGATATTGGCATTCAGGAGATGTTAAGGGGTGAACTTGAAAAATCCGGGTATGAGGTAGAAGTTATTCCGGACGGCCAGTTATTTTTTGAAGCAATAGCAAAAAATAAGCCTGACCTGGTTCTTTTAGATGTCAGCCTGCCGGGCATGGATGGAATTTCACTATGCCATGAGTTAAAACGCGCGCCCGGGCTTAATAATATTCCTGTAATCATGCTTACGGCTTATGCTGACAAAAAAACAGTTGATGATTTAAAGACTTTTGGTGCTGAAGATTTTATTGGAAAACCGTTCAGTATATCGTCGATGAAAGAAAAGATTGAAAAAATATTAAAAACAAGGGAGGTATTATGA
- a CDS encoding YtxH domain-containing protein yields MSEKSSGETILVFLLGGLAGACLGILFAPKSGKETRQRLKVLAEDLGEKGQCWVEEGKDKVEDLVNLAKSKILPKKD; encoded by the coding sequence ATGTCTGAAAAAAGTTCTGGAGAAACGATTCTTGTTTTTTTATTAGGTGGTCTTGCAGGCGCATGTTTAGGCATTCTTTTCGCACCAAAATCTGGCAAAGAAACCAGGCAGAGGCTTAAAGTATTAGCTGAAGACCTGGGAGAAAAGGGCCAGTGTTGGGTTGAAGAAGGTAAGGATAAAGTTGAAGATCTGGTAAATCTGGCAAAAAGTAAAATTCTTCCCAAAAAAGATTAA
- a CDS encoding O-antigen ligase family protein, with product MTKTFEKIIKHFLPILYFSVSLAFYLRTYDSCQIKITLIQIGGALILMLWLIKLIEEYDTNYFKKNLVVIIPILLVLLSNTISHLRSPLQYASGMELIRKVIYFGIALIIMKEFNSEEKIKRLLGWLFFACFVATFYGIIQFLDTRYFPQGMSERGLDPFIWRGAFGTRIFSTFGNPNFYGDFLVVLGPICLAMFFKTRQPFFGILFLMTAFNAIFTSSKGAWIGFTSGFIAFCILYALHFAHLQKHNIKKIVSIIVSLVLLICAYAVYDQIMKRTDSVKFRVYTWMSCWEMINTNPILGTGIGTFYVTYPAFRRPQIFYIEAKHNTESDHPENEYLEVWYDEGIVGFAIFLWIIVLCINSGLKNLRIFSAVDLPPPNAKGKATKIVTDPRAFYMLGFLSAFIGMLSHNLMCVSLRFVSSGIFMWLLVGLINTLTINNPLPMQASQPILPLRNPIPKIARRVIQFIIILITDYLTGTIAIILSIVGITGATIFGVKVPFEGVFRGYFIADVHHNIAIFHSKNGQWSDALSNYNIVAQKNYGFIMAHYFMGNVFNDRWMLNREYHPEWGDHETDLAWSGINLGNKGRIDVERSISKYQDCWTLAPNYVQSHHQAGLLYLKLGETYRSNNQMDKAREAWKESIKRFEMYHQIDPIFAQNYYRLAYVYIQMGDLKKAEETYWRHLYMAESLTQPGSDEKEWVSKQIGRPAESVPPECEIHKGNYHCFYWEDWGQRRNYEYAETYVNLGNLKYMTGDAKKAEEYYLKASTIRKDNVSALKNLAVIYNKRGQPQEALKMWQRIHEINPQDPDLLRVMSPPKK from the coding sequence ATGACAAAAACCTTTGAAAAAATAATCAAGCATTTTTTGCCCATCCTTTATTTCTCGGTTTCCCTGGCTTTTTATCTGCGCACTTATGATTCCTGCCAGATTAAAATTACTTTGATCCAAATCGGCGGAGCGTTAATTTTAATGCTCTGGCTCATAAAGTTAATAGAAGAATATGACACAAACTACTTCAAAAAGAACCTCGTAGTAATAATACCCATTTTACTCGTGTTGCTTTCCAATACGATTTCACATCTGCGCTCACCTCTTCAATATGCAAGCGGCATGGAGCTAATCCGTAAAGTTATTTATTTCGGCATAGCTCTTATAATAATGAAAGAGTTTAACTCGGAAGAAAAAATAAAAAGATTATTGGGTTGGCTGTTTTTTGCCTGTTTCGTTGCAACCTTTTATGGAATAATACAGTTTCTCGATACCAGGTATTTTCCTCAGGGCATGTCTGAAAGAGGCCTGGACCCGTTTATTTGGAGAGGCGCATTCGGTACCAGAATATTCTCGACTTTCGGAAACCCTAACTTTTACGGTGATTTTCTTGTAGTTTTAGGCCCTATATGCCTGGCAATGTTTTTTAAAACACGGCAGCCGTTTTTTGGTATCTTGTTTTTGATGACGGCATTCAACGCAATTTTTACTTCATCAAAAGGCGCCTGGATCGGCTTCACTTCCGGATTTATTGCATTTTGCATTCTATACGCATTGCATTTTGCCCATCTGCAAAAACATAACATAAAAAAGATTGTATCAATAATTGTTTCTTTAGTTTTGCTGATCTGCGCTTATGCCGTATATGATCAGATAATGAAAAGAACTGATTCTGTAAAATTCAGGGTCTATACCTGGATGTCCTGCTGGGAAATGATTAATACAAATCCGATATTAGGTACAGGTATTGGTACATTTTATGTGACTTATCCCGCATTCCGCAGGCCGCAGATATTTTATATCGAAGCAAAACATAATACCGAATCAGACCATCCGGAAAACGAATACCTGGAAGTTTGGTATGATGAAGGAATAGTTGGTTTTGCTATTTTCTTATGGATAATAGTTTTGTGTATAAATTCCGGGTTAAAAAATCTGAGGATATTTTCTGCAGTTGATTTACCTCCGCCCAATGCAAAAGGCAAAGCAACCAAAATAGTAACTGACCCGAGAGCATTTTATATGCTTGGTTTTCTTTCCGCATTTATAGGAATGTTATCGCATAACCTGATGTGTGTTTCTTTAAGATTTGTTTCGTCCGGTATCTTTATGTGGCTTCTCGTAGGTTTGATAAACACATTAACTATAAATAATCCGCTGCCTATGCAGGCATCCCAGCCAATTTTGCCCCTTCGCAACCCTATACCAAAAATTGCACGCAGGGTTATACAGTTCATAATAATCTTGATAACCGATTACCTTACAGGGACGATCGCAATAATACTTTCTATAGTAGGAATAACAGGGGCAACTATTTTTGGCGTGAAAGTCCCTTTTGAAGGTGTTTTCAGGGGGTATTTTATTGCTGACGTGCATCATAACATTGCCATTTTCCATTCAAAAAATGGGCAATGGTCGGATGCGTTGAGCAATTATAACATTGTTGCTCAAAAAAATTATGGTTTTATTATGGCCCACTATTTCATGGGCAATGTTTTCAATGACAGATGGATGCTCAACCGCGAGTATCATCCGGAATGGGGTGACCATGAAACTGATTTGGCCTGGTCAGGCATAAACTTGGGCAATAAAGGAAGAATCGATGTAGAAAGGTCCATAAGCAAATACCAGGATTGCTGGACACTGGCTCCAAATTACGTCCAATCACACCATCAGGCAGGCCTTTTGTACTTGAAATTGGGTGAAACTTACAGGTCAAATAATCAAATGGACAAGGCCAGGGAAGCATGGAAAGAATCAATAAAAAGATTTGAAATGTACCACCAGATCGACCCCATTTTCGCCCAAAACTATTACCGTTTGGCATATGTATATATCCAGATGGGAGATTTAAAGAAGGCTGAAGAAACCTATTGGAGGCATTTGTACATGGCTGAATCCCTAACGCAGCCAGGGAGCGATGAAAAAGAATGGGTTTCCAAACAAATTGGCAGGCCGGCAGAAAGCGTGCCGCCTGAATGCGAAATTCATAAAGGTAATTACCATTGTTTTTACTGGGAAGATTGGGGCCAAAGAAGGAATTATGAATATGCAGAAACCTATGTTAATTTGGGTAACCTTAAATATATGACTGGAGATGCAAAGAAGGCCGAAGAATATTATTTGAAAGCATCCACAATTAGAAAAGACAATGTATCTGCTCTGAAAAATTTAGCAGTAATTTACAATAAACGAGGCCAACCTCAGGAAGCTTTGAAAATGTGGCAGAGAATTCATGAAATTAATCCCCAAGATCCGGACTTGCTTCGAGTTATGTCTCCCCCGAAAAAGTAG